One genomic region from Amia ocellicauda isolate fAmiCal2 chromosome 4, fAmiCal2.hap1, whole genome shotgun sequence encodes:
- the fbxo3 gene encoding F-box only protein 3 isoform X2 codes for MAASMELSLEVLPSDPLLLILSFLDFRDLISCSYVSRRLHELSNHNPLWKTHCQKYWLLTESDKAQRNQSWKSLFREVYADLGRYIEHYATLKQAWDNLKKYLDQKCPRMIVSLKEGVKEEELDAVEAQIGCKLANDYRCSFRIHNGQKLVVPGLMGSMALSNHYRSEDLLDIETAAGGFQQRKGMRQCLPLTFCFHTGLSQYMALESVEGRNCNEIFYHCPDQMAQDPSAIDMFITGSSFTEWFTSYVHNVVAGEYPIIRDQIFRYVHDKQCVATTGDIKVAVSTSFLPELSSVHPPHFFFTYRIRIEMAKDALPENACQLDSRYWKITNANGNVEEVRGPGVVGEFPVMSPGKVHEYASCTTFSTTSEFMEGHYTFHRLKNKEEVFNVSIPRFHMVCPPFRKSVVRTGSASDASTAPCNDEERSSDTDDYDDGQRGGLNIPAPSGRCPRHI; via the exons ATGGCGGCGTCCATGGAGCTCAGCTTGGAGGTTTTACCCTCGGACCCTTTACTGTTGATTTTATCTTTCCTCGATTTTAGGGATCTCATCAG CTGCAGCTATGTCAGTCGTAGACTTCATGAACTTTCCAATCACAACCCACTGTGGAAAACCCACTGTCAGAAATACTGGCTTTTAACTGA GTCCGATAAAGCCCAAAGGAATCAGAGCTGGAAGAGCTTGTTCCGAGAGGTTTACGCCGATCTAGGGCGCTATATCGAGCACTACGCCACCCTGAAGCAAGCCTGGGACAACCTAAAGAAATACCTTGATCAGAAATGCCCGAGGATGATTGTGTCTCTGAAAG AAGGCGTTAAAGAGGAGGAGCTCGATGCGGTGGAGGCCCAGATCGGCTGCAAACTGGCCAATGATTATCGCTGTTCCTTCCGAATACACAATGGGCAGAAGCTGGTGGTGCCTGG GCTGATGGGCAGCATGGCCCTGTCCAACCACTACCGCTCGGAGGACCTGCTGGACATCGAGACGGCGGCGGGGGGCTTCCAGCAGAGGAAGGGGATGAGACAGTGCCTCCCGCTCACCTTCTGCTTCCACACCGGCCTCAGCCAGTACATGGCGCTGGAGAGCGTGGAGGGGCGCAACTGCAACGAGATCTTCTACCACTGCCCG GATCAAATGGCACAAGATCCTTCGGCAATTGACATGTTCATTACAG GGTCCAGCTTCACTGAGTGGTTTACCTCATATGTGCACAATGTGGTGGCTGGAGAGTATCCAATCATCAGAGACCAGATTTTCAG gTATGTCCACGACAAGCAGTGTGTCGCTACCACTGGGGACATCAAAGTGGCCGTGTCTACCTCGTTCCTGCCCGAGCTCAGCTCTGTGCACCCGCCACACTTCTTCTTCACCTACCGCATCAG GATCGAGATGGCGAAAGACGCGCTGCCGGAGAACGCCTGCCAGCTCGATAGCCGGTACTGGAAGATCACCAACGCTAACGGGAACGTGGAGGAAGTGCGTGGCCCGGGAGTCGTGG GGGAGTTTCCGGTCATGTCCCCAGGCAAGGTGCACGAGTACGCCAGCTGCACCACCTTCTCCACCACGTCGGAGTTCATGGAGGGCCACTACACCTTCCACCGGCTCAAGAACAAGGAGGAGGTCTTCAACGTCAGCATCCCGCGCTTCCACATGGTCTGCCCCCCCTTCCGCAAGTCTGTGGTGCGAACG GGCTCGGCGAGCGACGCCTCCACCGCGCCATGCAACGATGAGGAGCGCTCCTCGGACACGGACGACTACGACGACGGCCAGCGCGGCGGCCTGAACATCCCGGCGCCCAGCGGACGCTGCCCTCGCCATATCTGA
- the fbxo3 gene encoding F-box only protein 3 isoform X1: protein MAASMELSLEVLPSDPLLLILSFLDFRDLISCSYVSRRLHELSNHNPLWKTHCQKYWLLTESDKAQRNQSWKSLFREVYADLGRYIEHYATLKQAWDNLKKYLDQKCPRMIVSLKEGVKEEELDAVEAQIGCKLANDYRCSFRIHNGQKLVVPGLMGSMALSNHYRSEDLLDIETAAGGFQQRKGMRQCLPLTFCFHTGLSQYMALESVEGRNCNEIFYHCPDQMAQDPSAIDMFITGSSFTEWFTSYVHNVVAGEYPIIRDQIFRYVHDKQCVATTGDIKVAVSTSFLPELSSVHPPHFFFTYRIRIEMAKDALPENACQLDSRYWKITNANGNVEEVRGPGVVGEFPVMSPGKVHEYASCTTFSTTSEFMEGHYTFHRLKNKEEVFNVSIPRFHMVCPPFRKSVVRTQGSASDASTAPCNDEERSSDTDDYDDGQRGGLNIPAPSGRCPRHI from the exons ATGGCGGCGTCCATGGAGCTCAGCTTGGAGGTTTTACCCTCGGACCCTTTACTGTTGATTTTATCTTTCCTCGATTTTAGGGATCTCATCAG CTGCAGCTATGTCAGTCGTAGACTTCATGAACTTTCCAATCACAACCCACTGTGGAAAACCCACTGTCAGAAATACTGGCTTTTAACTGA GTCCGATAAAGCCCAAAGGAATCAGAGCTGGAAGAGCTTGTTCCGAGAGGTTTACGCCGATCTAGGGCGCTATATCGAGCACTACGCCACCCTGAAGCAAGCCTGGGACAACCTAAAGAAATACCTTGATCAGAAATGCCCGAGGATGATTGTGTCTCTGAAAG AAGGCGTTAAAGAGGAGGAGCTCGATGCGGTGGAGGCCCAGATCGGCTGCAAACTGGCCAATGATTATCGCTGTTCCTTCCGAATACACAATGGGCAGAAGCTGGTGGTGCCTGG GCTGATGGGCAGCATGGCCCTGTCCAACCACTACCGCTCGGAGGACCTGCTGGACATCGAGACGGCGGCGGGGGGCTTCCAGCAGAGGAAGGGGATGAGACAGTGCCTCCCGCTCACCTTCTGCTTCCACACCGGCCTCAGCCAGTACATGGCGCTGGAGAGCGTGGAGGGGCGCAACTGCAACGAGATCTTCTACCACTGCCCG GATCAAATGGCACAAGATCCTTCGGCAATTGACATGTTCATTACAG GGTCCAGCTTCACTGAGTGGTTTACCTCATATGTGCACAATGTGGTGGCTGGAGAGTATCCAATCATCAGAGACCAGATTTTCAG gTATGTCCACGACAAGCAGTGTGTCGCTACCACTGGGGACATCAAAGTGGCCGTGTCTACCTCGTTCCTGCCCGAGCTCAGCTCTGTGCACCCGCCACACTTCTTCTTCACCTACCGCATCAG GATCGAGATGGCGAAAGACGCGCTGCCGGAGAACGCCTGCCAGCTCGATAGCCGGTACTGGAAGATCACCAACGCTAACGGGAACGTGGAGGAAGTGCGTGGCCCGGGAGTCGTGG GGGAGTTTCCGGTCATGTCCCCAGGCAAGGTGCACGAGTACGCCAGCTGCACCACCTTCTCCACCACGTCGGAGTTCATGGAGGGCCACTACACCTTCCACCGGCTCAAGAACAAGGAGGAGGTCTTCAACGTCAGCATCCCGCGCTTCCACATGGTCTGCCCCCCCTTCCGCAAGTCTGTGGTGCGAACG CAGGGCTCGGCGAGCGACGCCTCCACCGCGCCATGCAACGATGAGGAGCGCTCCTCGGACACGGACGACTACGACGACGGCCAGCGCGGCGGCCTGAACATCCCGGCGCCCAGCGGACGCTGCCCTCGCCATATCTGA
- the fbxo3 gene encoding F-box only protein 3 isoform X3 has protein sequence MAASMELSLEVLPSDPLLLILSFLDFRDLISCSYVSRRLHELSNHNPLWKTHCQKYWLLTESDKAQRNQSWKSLFREVYADLGRYIEHYATLKQAWDNLKKYLDQKCPRMIVSLKEGVKEEELDAVEAQIGCKLANDYRCSFRIHNGQKLVVPGLMGSMALSNHYRSEDLLDIETAAGGFQQRKGMRQCLPLTFCFHTGLSQYMALESVEGRNCNEIFYHCPDQMAQDPSAIDMFITGSSFTEWFTSYVHNVVAGEYPIIRDQIFRYVHDKQCVATTGDIKVAVSTSFLPELSSVHPPHFFFTYRIRIEMAKDALPENACQLDSRYWKITNANGNVEEVRGPGVVGKVHEYASCTTFSTTSEFMEGHYTFHRLKNKEEVFNVSIPRFHMVCPPFRKSVVRTQGSASDASTAPCNDEERSSDTDDYDDGQRGGLNIPAPSGRCPRHI, from the exons ATGGCGGCGTCCATGGAGCTCAGCTTGGAGGTTTTACCCTCGGACCCTTTACTGTTGATTTTATCTTTCCTCGATTTTAGGGATCTCATCAG CTGCAGCTATGTCAGTCGTAGACTTCATGAACTTTCCAATCACAACCCACTGTGGAAAACCCACTGTCAGAAATACTGGCTTTTAACTGA GTCCGATAAAGCCCAAAGGAATCAGAGCTGGAAGAGCTTGTTCCGAGAGGTTTACGCCGATCTAGGGCGCTATATCGAGCACTACGCCACCCTGAAGCAAGCCTGGGACAACCTAAAGAAATACCTTGATCAGAAATGCCCGAGGATGATTGTGTCTCTGAAAG AAGGCGTTAAAGAGGAGGAGCTCGATGCGGTGGAGGCCCAGATCGGCTGCAAACTGGCCAATGATTATCGCTGTTCCTTCCGAATACACAATGGGCAGAAGCTGGTGGTGCCTGG GCTGATGGGCAGCATGGCCCTGTCCAACCACTACCGCTCGGAGGACCTGCTGGACATCGAGACGGCGGCGGGGGGCTTCCAGCAGAGGAAGGGGATGAGACAGTGCCTCCCGCTCACCTTCTGCTTCCACACCGGCCTCAGCCAGTACATGGCGCTGGAGAGCGTGGAGGGGCGCAACTGCAACGAGATCTTCTACCACTGCCCG GATCAAATGGCACAAGATCCTTCGGCAATTGACATGTTCATTACAG GGTCCAGCTTCACTGAGTGGTTTACCTCATATGTGCACAATGTGGTGGCTGGAGAGTATCCAATCATCAGAGACCAGATTTTCAG gTATGTCCACGACAAGCAGTGTGTCGCTACCACTGGGGACATCAAAGTGGCCGTGTCTACCTCGTTCCTGCCCGAGCTCAGCTCTGTGCACCCGCCACACTTCTTCTTCACCTACCGCATCAG GATCGAGATGGCGAAAGACGCGCTGCCGGAGAACGCCTGCCAGCTCGATAGCCGGTACTGGAAGATCACCAACGCTAACGGGAACGTGGAGGAAGTGCGTGGCCCGGGAGTCGTGG GCAAGGTGCACGAGTACGCCAGCTGCACCACCTTCTCCACCACGTCGGAGTTCATGGAGGGCCACTACACCTTCCACCGGCTCAAGAACAAGGAGGAGGTCTTCAACGTCAGCATCCCGCGCTTCCACATGGTCTGCCCCCCCTTCCGCAAGTCTGTGGTGCGAACG CAGGGCTCGGCGAGCGACGCCTCCACCGCGCCATGCAACGATGAGGAGCGCTCCTCGGACACGGACGACTACGACGACGGCCAGCGCGGCGGCCTGAACATCCCGGCGCCCAGCGGACGCTGCCCTCGCCATATCTGA
- the LOC136747651 gene encoding CD59 glycoprotein: MKTPVLTGLLVCMALLGLGSALKCYKCSDYSGRCSYTQDCTYEDACLTLSERGGKTIRQCIRYNDCENTKLNQMFPAVSGFTYKCCTKNLCNSGPATAMSKPLLGLLGSLVVFWWCVQ; the protein is encoded by the exons ATGAAGACCCCTGTGCTGACCGGTCTGCTGGTGTGCATGGCGCTGCTCGGGCTGG gttccGCTCTAAAATGCTACAAGTGCTCTGATTACTCGGGCCGCTGCAGCTACACACAGGACTGCACGTATGAGGATGCCTGCCTGACCCTCAGCGAAAGAG gtGGAAAAACCATCCGCCAGTGTATCAGATATAACGACTGCGAAAATACCAAACTCAATCAGATGTTCCCGGCAGTATCTGGCTTCACATACAAGTGCTGCACCAAAAACCTGTGCAACAGCGGCCCAGCCACGGCGATGAGCAAACCGCTTCTCGGCCTGCTGGGTTCACTGGTCGTGTTCTGGTGGTGTGTTCAGTGA
- the LOC136747655 gene encoding CD59 glycoprotein, whose amino-acid sequence MKKPVLMLVLCAALLGLGSALKCYKCSDDSGCCANTEYCTYEDACLTLSEKDGRTIRQCIRFSDCVNTKLHQMFPAISGFTFKCCFSNLCNRSPQP is encoded by the exons ATGAAGAAGCCGGTGCTGATGCTGGTCCTGTGCGCTGCGCTGCTCGGGCTCG GTTCAGCTCTAAAGTGCTACAAGTGCTCAGATGACTCAGGCTGCTGTGCCAATACGGAGTACTGCACGTACGAGGATGCCTGCCTGACCCTCAGTGAAAAAG atggAAGAACCATACGTCAGTGTATCAGGTTTTCCGACTGTGTAAATACCAAACTCCATCAGATGTTTCCAGCAATATCTGGCTTCACATTCAAGTGCTGCTTCAGCAACCTGTGCAACAGAAGTCCACAGCCATGA
- the LOC136747653 gene encoding CUB domain-containing protein 2-like: MKGEFTSLNYPGIYPNNYDCTWVLSAPKGYKISVMVPSFHLENSPACVYDYMTIQEVTQSDPIVTRKLCGDAPVPAFVSSGNMVEIYIHTDRSVQSSGVRVQYEFVPLQA, encoded by the exons ATGAAGGGAGAATTCACCTCTCTCAATTACCCCGGCATCTACCCCAACAACTATGACTGCACATGGGTCCTCAGCGCTCCAAAGGGATATAAG ATTTCAGTGATGGTCCCTTCGTTCCACCTCGAAAACTCCCCGGCCTGTGTCTACGACTACATGACCATTCAGGAAGTAACGCAGTCTGATCCCATCGTGACCAGAAAACTCTGCGGCGACGCGCCGGTCCCAGCCTTCGTCTCCTCAGGGAACATGGTCGAGATCTACATTCACACCGATCGCAGCGTACAATCCTCGGGAGTCCGAGTACAATATGAATTTG TGCCCCTGCAGGCGTGA